A stretch of Lewinella sp. 4G2 DNA encodes these proteins:
- a CDS encoding M15 family metallopeptidase, with protein MRYVSLAVFLFATACASTPDQPGGAAAGAGEVGQASTNSTVNRGAKPSAEELTDSQGTDTIKVAEPHPNGSPGIPSYDYLSGKFDPAKHPEFLKVAAKYTDGDPYLLHRETYAAFEKMHAAAKADGITLTIVSATRNFDRQKAIWEAKWNGQRLLEGKDKANEVYPDPADRARAILRFSSMPGTSRHHWGTDIDINRLTNDYFRSGQGLKEYEWLVANGPEFGFCQPYTPLGKARPTGYQEERWHWSYIPLAKRLTGFARQRMQAKEVSGFDGQQAAVPLNVIENYVLGINRDCL; from the coding sequence ATGCGCTACGTATCGCTCGCCGTTTTCCTGTTCGCCACTGCCTGCGCGTCTACTCCAGACCAACCGGGGGGCGCTGCCGCGGGTGCCGGGGAAGTGGGGCAAGCAAGTACGAACTCCACCGTTAACCGGGGGGCAAAACCCAGCGCGGAAGAACTTACCGATAGCCAGGGGACCGACACCATTAAAGTGGCCGAGCCCCACCCCAACGGGAGCCCGGGCATCCCCAGCTACGACTACCTTTCGGGGAAGTTCGACCCGGCTAAGCACCCGGAATTCTTAAAGGTAGCGGCGAAATACACCGACGGTGACCCCTACCTCCTCCACCGGGAGACTTACGCCGCTTTTGAAAAGATGCACGCCGCCGCAAAGGCCGATGGCATTACCCTGACGATCGTTTCCGCCACCCGCAACTTCGACCGCCAAAAGGCCATCTGGGAAGCCAAGTGGAACGGCCAACGTTTGCTGGAGGGCAAAGACAAGGCCAACGAGGTCTATCCCGACCCCGCCGACCGCGCCCGGGCCATCCTCCGTTTCAGCTCCATGCCCGGTACGAGCCGCCACCACTGGGGGACGGACATCGACATCAACCGGTTGACGAACGACTACTTCCGGTCGGGCCAGGGGCTGAAGGAATACGAGTGGCTCGTCGCGAACGGTCCCGAATTCGGTTTTTGCCAACCCTACACCCCGCTGGGGAAAGCCCGCCCGACCGGCTACCAGGAAGAACGCTGGCACTGGAGTTACATTCCCCTGGCTAAGCGACTGACCGGTTTCGCTCGCCAGCGGATGCAGGCCAAGGAAGTAAGTGGATTCGACGGTCAGCAGGCCGCCGTGCCGCTCAACGTGATCGAAAATTACGTGCTGGGGATCAACCGCGACTGCCTTTAA